The following proteins come from a genomic window of Miscanthus floridulus cultivar M001 chromosome 2, ASM1932011v1, whole genome shotgun sequence:
- the LOC136537194 gene encoding uncharacterized protein, with translation MKRLTKILMDGGSGLNIMYIETLDAMGIDRSCIRSNRAPFHGIVPGKQAIPIGQIDLLVTFENPSDYRTETLTFEIVRFPSVYHAILGRPCYTKFMAIPNYTYLKLKMLGP, from the coding sequence atgaagcggctcaccaagatactgatggacgggggcagcggcctcaacatcatgtacatagagacacttgatgccatgggcatcgaccgatcatgCATCCGGTCGAAcagggcacctttccatggcatcgtgccgggAAAGCAGGCCATACCAATTGGGCAGATCGACTTGCTCGTCACCTTCGAGAATCCATCCgactataggacagagaccctcacctttgagatAGTCAGGTTCCCCTCGGTCTACCACGCCATTTTGGGGCGACCGtgttacacgaagttcatggccatccccaactacacctaccttaagctcaagatgctaggcccatAA